TAGCTACtactacataggtatattatgtaattgtatacattaatacaacatatattatatacgtatttaatatcTGCAGAAgaattattgactattgactATCAACCTTTGTATTACTAATCAGCAATAAAGGTAATTCCAGGTAGAGTTTAAATTTCCCGCATACACTTCCAGATGTGACTCTTTTGGTCTGAAAAAAGGCTGACTAGTATATCTGCGATAGGCTGTAACATCATGAATGTAGATGAATTTACCCATAAACAATGTACAtaacagttatataaaaataacttaacaatTTAGTACTTAGACAACGGTACAATTGGCAATAAACTAGGAAAGtaggaaatataaaaaaattagaaacgattaaaatatttttttttgataaatgtagGTTACTCTAACCTTGGTCCTCAAAAATTTGTATGGACCTTGGAAACcaagacaattaaaaaattaaggataggtaaattataaatagaatagcTTCTAATAAATACAGGGGGCGCCCTGTCACTAGTACTTTTAAATCTTGTTCAGGAGAAGATAGTAAGGATACTACAGAGTACAGGGCAATGaagatgatttattaattaatcaaaagaAGATATAGCTCCTCAATCATCGCTGATGATTTAGACATAATTGGCGAATCGCTTTCAAACACAACTAACGCGTGTCTAGTGTCAGAAGAAGCAACGAAGAAAATAGGTCAATActgatatacttatattatgaaattaggATTAGGtaggtttattaaaatagtcaagagattggtaattttatatgatatttattaaataaactaagaaattaaatttatattttaaaactaaattacatttatttaattgtgtgAAGATAAAATGTCCATAAGTTCCCAACAGCCAACAATAGATattgttatgaataatatgtataaatgtataacaaataataacccctcaaaagatattataacatataaattatattaattataaccagAAGTATAGATGATGAAATAGATATCTATAGTAGACTACAGGCTACAATGTCACAACTCACAAACTTACAAAAGCAATTGTTTAGaaactcaatatttttttaaactcatgtataaaaacagtgcatgaaataattattaaattaagtaatagcCATATAGCCTCTAGGATGTAAAGTGAAATTTCAAGATTTGTTTGTTAACTATAATCATACAAAAAAGTTCAACGCTAGTAGAGTATTTGATACAGTAACCAATCCCTATTTCCGCAGGAATTAggcattgttaatattttgttttatgtagttgtacctatctataattatataattgccaatcatatattaaataaaattaaaaaaaaatattgctaagaaaaaaatctagaagTTGACTTAACGTAGTGTTGTAATGCATGGCAACATTCTGTttcaagttttattaaaaattttaattcaagttGTAGGAGTTTTGAATTAACTTTTATGTTtggataaaaagtatttatatgtaaataggattatttaaataacatgatgtaaaacttaattttgccTTATTACCAAACATACACACAGGGTAgtaccaaataataaatactatacctaaattattacttaatacccATAATGATGCaagattaatacttattaatttttaatcaacaataataaaaatcttttttaaaagaatggttaaatattttatttttttgagctatgaatataaacaattattattctttttagtatttaatgcaATAATTGTTGATCTtgaattaagatttttaatgcGATTATAAACAGAACATAcagttgataattaataagtatcaaATTAGTAGGTATCCATTAATCTAATGTATTCAAcaagattatatttatgataactatcacaatctataaataagtaaatggtAATGTATTTCGATAAttctatgaataaattattacaattttatgaaattcatgtcctaaacttttaataacaaaagttagtctaataaaagataaaaataaaaacaatgaattcaatttaactttaatttatagtgtaacagaaagattaaacaaataaaaatgaaaaatgtatataagttagatgtatgaaaattatatagattatacggAATatggataattaataatataagatactcgtctgaaattcttaaaaaaaaaaagtactatgaaaaaatgtataacagttctaattaatttactccaaaaaaatatttatatttttaaaaaattgtaagaaaTAAACTACTTGACTTAAGTAAacgtttttacaatttaactttttaataattaaataacaaattggtTACTTTGAATTTTTCCCCAAAAAAATGtggtcaaattttaattttttattatatttatattaaaaattgaaaattactaattagaacAAGAGATATTTCATTAGTAGGGGTCTTCCTGTATTTTaagctaaataaaaacaatgttcagttaatatagttttacttttaattatcattaaaggACACTAACAACCCCCCTCCAAtacattgtttgtattttaaaaagagcACACATTTCTACACAtttcaattattcatttaGTAGGACTAATAGTgcttagttataatattagaatgaaTTGACCTACTATATTAGTTAAAAGATAGAACATTATCttagttttcaaaatgtttacatttttaattaatatttagaatacccATATTTTGGTGTTAAACctataaaagaaaatcattttttaatgacaaattatatattaattcctTCTACacattgaacaaaatatattaataatttaattgcttTTATTACTCTAGTCATTAcaattcttttaataaaaataactttactcTGCTTAGATAGATAACGCACTGCAGACCAACCAAAATCAGTTTTCTGCTCATTCCCAAGTGACACTCTGCCATAGGCAAACCGGTTTTTATAGCAGGGTGACGTGGGGGGTTGTGCAGAATTAGCAGATTCTCTCATTGGACAgagtatagataattaaagtctgttattgtttttcttttcaaaggtaatggtttaaaaatctatgatAATGTACTtatgaatataacaatatattaggataaatacttaattaagaTAACAATAgtagttatacttatttaacactctttatatggtttttaaatagtagttaattgtttttttactagaactagaataattttaccaggcagtagaaaaaaaaacaaataagttcacaataataatcagtTCCCAGCTCCAGCAATCACAGAGCACCTTGCTAGAAGGCATATAGGTTTGAATTTTTAGGTGAATATAATTAGCGCTCTTAATCTAAAGAGTatagtaattacttattaaaaaagtgacagatattgaaaaaataatattttcataatagatgtaacgtaaatatacaattactattaaatattactaaggTTAATGAccagaaaaaaaatggaaaaataaaaacaaatttataaattttatacttttttttattttgtaattttttatttttaagtaatataattaattacatttattgagGTGGAGCTCTACCACGGCCAAATCCACCAAATGCACCAGGTCCTCTctgaatttatacaaaaaaaaaaacatatgattaaaattattgttaaattgtatatatatataaaaaaaaaattaatatattatgaaaaaaaattatacttacaaaGTCCAATTCAGCAGTACCAGCACCCACTTCAGCTTTCTTGTCAGTTCCAGGTGCACCTGGAGCTCGTCTATAAGTTGCTCTGTCTTCACCAGATCTGCCGCCTTCAGGCCTTCCTCCTGGTGTTGTTCTGGGTCCTCTTGCGTCTTGTCTAGCTTGTCTCTTCAATGTAGCTGGAACAATCTAAAGacaagtattaattaatatgtattttacatcacaaaaaaaaatatcaaccaTGCCAAttcataaatacttatacCATGTCTCAAAAGAGAATGATTAGTCGGCCAATCAATTGTAGTCCATTGTATTTCCATACATTTCCTACAGTTCTACCAAAAACCCGTACTATTAGGCAGTCCccaaattaagtataataatattaaaaattaggaatattggttttaaatgaTTGTACATTGTCTTTGGGAAACATCGGCTAACAAGGTGAAGGAAACTTAGCAATGCCACTGCCGGTatgaatgaataatgattattctTTTTTGAGACAGAGtaagtaacataaaaaattgctTCAAAGCAAAaggattatattaataaacatatgtttttttatgattgcATATTTCAGCACATTATGAATTTCATTGTATACATTCTAGAGagcatacaaattttaattatatcattgtaataaCTTTGATTCAATTAGGTGCCAAACTGTTtattaaaactcaaaaaaaaaaattgttaagtttaaaaaatacctactttttaaaatataatcaatatataaatataaatggttaaattattgatatagacAATTATAAACAAGTCATGAACAAAAAAGTTTCTATTCATAAAAGTctgtagtaaaaaatattaaatgtgaataagatttacttatacataatttatgagcttttattttaaagattttaaaaagcatagttgcatacatattatagcattattaagtgcatgaataaattatgagctccaatcataattaatatttgatataagttagtttataaataaatattaaatacctataaaaatattatagattgtaaataaatgttaaattgcctgttttttaataaacatctaaatataaatttataaaatcaagtaTTTACCTCAGTTGGTAAATGAAGATAATCCCTAAGGTATTGAATTCCCTCGTTTGTCAAGTACCAATAATAGTGACGCCATGCAAATTGTTCTTTAACATAATCTCTAGATTTGAGActctaaataaatttcaaaacgaCATTAATACACATCGAGTAAACACAGGATAAATGGCTAAATACCTGCATAGCTTTGATAACTTGCAAATTTGGAATGCCTTCAATATCGGGATGTACAGGTTTATGGAAATCTTTTTCAGCAACCATTACACCTTCTTTGAAGAGGTATTCATAGATAGCTCTACGATTCTTTTTTGGCATCAACattctgttaaaatattattatttactaacttGTGTATAGATGTATAATACGGCAACTCAATAAgtacacattaaaataaatataacttttgagTTTacgtcaaaaatcaaatttatcaaaCAGGAAACGTTTTATGGAAAGTATGACACAATTGAATAATaagcaaattaattaattaaataaatacttacttgGATGTTTGTGgatgaaaattctaaaatacaaaCGGGTGAACTAGGTAGTAAGTACCACAATTATTTAGAAAGAAAAGACTATGTTATCAATTAACCAacctcaaaatattttttgtcaacagacaacaatttttttgtaatagttAACATGGTATACGCTCTGGTTATGATAACGGTTACCATAATCCAGTTGGTCCAtagacattaaatatttattatctatggtTACTGCGTCAACCTTATCACGATctcttgttattattatcaaaaatatatatgattgtgAATAAGTTAACAAGTTGTTATAGTTCAAATTAAcagataatagatatatttatattttagtatttaatattgaatacagaAATAGGTTTTTCCTGATGgcttatattaattagaaattagaatCGAAATCGATgttcattacttttttttaaatttaattttatatttaaatttaaataatgtgtgaGATTACTTGTGAGAATTTTTATTCCAAATTACCGGTCATCGAAAACGCAATCAAAGAATCTGCTTTTGTTAGCTTAGATATGGAATTTTCCAAATTGTATGACAATGTATCAAAACCGTTTAGGTaagttattatctaaataaattattacgttattaatttaaaataaaaacaagaactattaagtataacaTGGTAAAATAACGCcttggtaatatattttattattttatagtgagatatttagattatacttgtttataaagtaaatgaaaaatatatttttttttatttatgctcAATAGAAAgtgaaaaagaataaattcATAGGCTATATATTAGGTAGTGTAAACTTACTTCAATACAAGATAAGTATTggtgttaaatgttaatattaactttgaaacttaaaacaaatcatcttagttataaacttataacagaCATTTctgaaagtttttttaaaaataaaattctatattaaaaaataaagattgatatatatttataatcttaataggtaaataaaacaatttgttttcatatttttcatttacccTATCACCAAGCTTGTAAATTATTCAGTGTGctgtttgatttatatatatttatattattacaacaatggttattaaaaattatactgattgtaagtatattagtaaaatattgttatatttaatattctcaCTAGTTACTTATatctatgttttaattatctttaaataatttcatctaCTTTATACTAATATCATAAATGCATTTACAGTCTATTTGATACAACTGAAGAACGGTATAAAAAATTGCGCCAACAAGTATCTGATATAACCTGTATACAGTTAGGTATAGCCATTTATGTTTATGATGCTGATCACAGAACATTTAATATGAGTGCTTACTCATTTTATACCTACCCTCAGACATTTTATAAGTCTGATAGTGTggtaaattttcaaacatcatgtgttgaatttttatgtaaacataatttcgattttaataaggtaaattttattttaaatttattaaattaatattttgcattaattatttattcacatttttgcTTAAGTTATTTCATAGCAGAGTACCATATTTAACTAACGaacaagaattaaaaataaagtcagAAATGTcggatgaattattttttgataaatattttgaaactaatttaaaatttcgttCTATTGAAAaagaattaatgaaaattttaaaaattgtttctgaATGGTATGATACAGCCAACTACGGAGAGCagacatttttagaaataaatggaTGCAGTGAACCTGCATATATTATCCTAATGCAATATTATCTtctgaaaaagttaaaatatatacttatagatgaagtacttataataaaagaacttataataaaataatatttataattatatatttttttaagagtcATTTaggattaaatattacaaaaataaaagataatacaaACTCGGAAATATTAAACAGTACAATttacgaaaatttaaaactaagtttattaaataaaatgatgggtattaagtatttaataactcTAATATCGAAGTTGAAA
This sequence is a window from Rhopalosiphum maidis isolate BTI-1 chromosome 1, ASM367621v3, whole genome shotgun sequence. Protein-coding genes within it:
- the LOC113549315 gene encoding 40S ribosomal protein S10, which translates into the protein MLMPKKNRRAIYEYLFKEGVMVAEKDFHKPVHPDIEGIPNLQVIKAMQSLKSRDYVKEQFAWRHYYWYLTNEGIQYLRDYLHLPTEIVPATLKRQARQDARGPRTTPGGRPEGGRSGEDRATYRRAPGAPGTDKKAEVGAGTAELDFRGPGAFGGFGRGRAPPQ
- the LOC113549311 gene encoding pre-piRNA 3'-exonuclease trimmer-like isoform X2; translation: MCEITCENFYSKLPVIENAIKESAFVSLDMEFSKLYDNVSKPFSLFDTTEERYKKLRQQVSDITCIQLGIAIYVYDADHRTFNMSAYSFYTYPQTFYKSDSVVNFQTSCVEFLCKHNFDFNKLFHSRVPYLTNEQELKIKSEMSDELFFDKYFETNLKFRSIEKELMKILKIVSEWYDTANYGEQTFLEINGCSEPAYIILMQYYLLKKLKYILIDESHLGLNITKIKDNTNSEILNSTIYENLKLSLLNKMMGIKYLITLISKLKKPLIGHNCALDILILSNQFFTPLPENFKDFQNFVSNNFGPIYDTKLLCKEVKRIVSKNDKWMGSSLSEIYSYLKDGEGKRYSDTMHIQLTGIEEPQDMKLHHAGWDAYYTGYCFIKMIHIIKSFSCKTEETNLRYTLTELLKSIEFSKNKLFTSRSISNILDLEADNHHNQTNYLIIQNKGTFYKALDLKKLKHDLKQICNFDLKLLSNYTALVAFPFIPVGPFGHTSTSSTDLKLIFCDLLGLN